A single Acropora palmata chromosome 5, jaAcrPala1.3, whole genome shotgun sequence DNA region contains:
- the LOC141882058 gene encoding uncharacterized protein LOC141882058, producing the protein MYLFLDSKNPCLHWFNGKKGVLHVAIGADGAPFGKDNTATAYLVSILNLLNRVQSCNDNHLLMGANCAEDTPLMKQYTKHLVEEMKLIEGTKLTTDQGHEVEFCFQLIPADMKWLSSMSGELNNWAIYFSPFANVNQTDKTTIGGSIGGPKATWQPWDYSKRIQVAEKVAKFKAKLKDPDGKQRPEVTELIAKEKSRQEFVPPLGKYVDLAKAEPLHNTNNAWQHWFSALLPVAMQYSDQAKMKTATVVSDLPNSSPLVALLKCIRETVKCGRLCNSINRWFSEKRKKGISFSYRFTGLESKRFSWNFAHLTEILLQIDKLSSGSVLKLHTLAFIGVQIRDAAAIYSRVDVSKQQVDDLKGLCQKYFTANRLLLDGVNPTVWTVGYAIPYHTSQLFETLGYGLGLNSMQGREAKHVKLAKYVENTCNVKKSMRWWIVFRHEFVCLIWLREMDPYSVIYHQEKKKDPDSYIPKRVKDHDERFCYCGLLKLNVTDEGCMVCTDNVMKLVKQSVFTGKVNNELQQFLK; encoded by the exons ATGTACCTATTTCTGGATTCAAAAAACCCCTGCCTGCATTGGTTCAATGGGAAGAAAGGAGTTCTGCATGTAGCTATTGGGGCAGATGGTGCTCCCTTTGGGAAAGATAATACAGCAACAG cCTACCTTGTGAGCATTCTGAACCTCCTGAACAGGGTACAGAGCTGCAATGACAATCACCTCCTGATGGGTGCTAATTGTGCTGAAGACACTCCCTTAATGAAGCAATACACCAAGCATTTGGTAGAAGAAATGAAGCTGATTGAGGGAACAAAACTCACCACTGACCAAGGCCATGAGGTCGAATTTTGCTTCCAGTTGATCCCAGCTGACATGAAATGGTTGTCATCCATGTCAGGGGAGCTCAATAACTGGGCCATTTACTTTTCTCCATTTGCCAATGTGAACCAAACTGACAAAACAACTATTGGTGGCTCTATTGGTGGACCAAAGGCAACTTGGCAACCATGGGATTACTCCAAGCGGATTCAAGTTGCAGAGAAAGTTGCAAAGTTTAAAGCCAAGCTGAAAGATCCTGATGGGAAACAAAGACCAGAGGTCACCGAGCTAATTGCCAAGGAGAAATCTAGGCAAGAATTTGTTCCCCCGCTAGGCAAGTATGTGGATTTAGCTAAAGCTGAGCCACTCCACAACACTAATAATGCCTGGCAGCATTGGTTTTCAGCTCTCCTGCCAGTGGCCATGCAGTACAGTGACCAAGCGAAAATGAAGACAGCAACAGTGGTCTCAGACCTTCCAAACTCTTCACCACTGGTGGCACTTCTGAAGTGTATACGAGAAACCGTAAAGTGTGGAAGGCTTTGCAACAGCATCAACAGGTGGTTTAGTGAGAAGAGAAAGAAGGGCATCTCATTCTCCTACAGGTTCACTGGCCTGGAATCAAAAAGATTTTCATGGAATTTTGCTCACCTTACTGAGATACTGTTGCAGATAGACAAGCTGTCAAGTGGGTCTGTCCTAAAGCTGCACACACTAGCATTTATTGGTGTGCAAATCAGGGATGCTGCTGCCATTTACTCCAGAGTTGATGTAAGCAAACAGCAAGTTGACGATTTAAAGGGATTGTgccagaaatatttcacagCAAATCGTCTCCTGTTGGATGGGGTGAATCCTACCGTATGGACCGTGGGCTATGCTATTCCATATCACACCAGCCAGCTGTTTGAGACGCTTGGGTATGGGCTTGGCCTAAACTCTATGCAGGGTCGAGAGGCTAAACATGTCAAGTTGGCAAAGTATGTAGAGAACACTTGCAATGTGAAGAAAAGCATGAGGTGGTGGATTGTGTTTCGTCACGAGTTTGTCTGTCTCATATGGCTTAGGGAGATGGACCCCTACAGTGTTATTTACCAtcaagagaagaagaaagatcCTGATTCCTACATACCCAAGAGGGTTAAAGATCATGATGAaagattttgttattgtggtCTTCTTAAGTTAAATGTCACTGATGAAGGTTGCATGGTATGCACAGATAATGTGATGAAGCTAGTGAAGCAAAGTGTTTTTACTGGAAAAGTTAACAATGAACTCCAACAGTTCCTAAAATAG